A single genomic interval of Caballeronia sp. SL2Y3 harbors:
- a CDS encoding universal stress protein — translation MTDTAERAPRPRRVLVALDSSPASENALAYAGKFVPAGTSIRILSVIAQCNAALPVPDLVRHSLHEARGSAVTDAREMLLRSQNALRNAGHHVETVLVELSDGRNNAQAIAQEAEDWNADLLVTGAHQHHGLLRWIEGSTAEPLAANRRLPVLVVPESFDATGAHEPRRILFAVDGSSEVLPALRFGAGLASSETHLRAIHVIDKAMRMTNPLPFSLLEEAFDEDARAARSMARRVFANAPGETSFEVLSTCECRDDVAHAIVREADAWRADLLVMGTHGRRGAARWLLGSVARNVARITHTPLLLVNQVPR, via the coding sequence ATGACAGACACCGCCGAACGGGCGCCCCGCCCGCGCAGAGTGCTGGTCGCACTCGACAGTTCACCCGCTTCGGAGAATGCGCTCGCGTACGCAGGCAAATTCGTCCCAGCCGGGACGTCCATCCGCATCCTGAGCGTGATTGCGCAGTGCAATGCGGCGCTGCCGGTGCCCGACCTCGTGCGCCACTCTCTGCACGAGGCGCGCGGCAGTGCCGTGACGGACGCGCGCGAGATGCTTCTCCGTTCCCAGAACGCGCTGCGCAACGCTGGGCATCACGTCGAAACGGTGTTGGTGGAACTGTCGGACGGCCGGAACAACGCACAGGCGATCGCTCAGGAGGCCGAAGACTGGAACGCGGACCTGCTCGTGACTGGCGCACATCAGCATCACGGCCTGCTCCGCTGGATCGAGGGCAGCACGGCCGAGCCGCTGGCCGCCAACCGGAGGCTGCCGGTTCTCGTCGTGCCCGAGTCGTTCGACGCAACCGGGGCGCACGAGCCCCGGCGCATTCTCTTTGCGGTCGACGGTAGCAGCGAAGTCCTTCCGGCATTGCGCTTCGGCGCGGGCCTCGCTTCATCCGAAACGCATCTTCGGGCGATTCATGTGATCGACAAGGCCATGCGCATGACCAATCCCCTTCCGTTCTCGCTGCTCGAAGAAGCATTCGACGAGGACGCGCGAGCAGCGAGATCCATGGCGCGACGAGTGTTTGCGAACGCGCCCGGCGAGACCAGCTTCGAAGTGCTCAGCACGTGCGAGTGCCGGGACGATGTTGCGCACGCGATCGTGCGCGAGGCAGACGCGTGGCGCGCCGACCTGCTGGTCATGGGCACGCATGGCCGCCGTGGCGCGGCGCGCTGGCTGCTCGGAAGCGTGGCGCGCAACGTCGCAAGAATCACGCACACGCCGCTTTTGCTTGTCAACCAAGTGCCGCGGTAA